The Deinococcus cellulosilyticus NBRC 106333 = KACC 11606 genomic interval GGTCACCTTCAACAACAAGAACAAAGAAGACATGGCCGTGACCACCAAGCGGGTGCTGGAAGACCGGAAGTTCCTGATCCCTGCAGAAGAAGGTGTCCGGGAAGCGTTTCACGCCATCCGGGTGATGCGGACCCCAAATGGAGCACTCCGCTTTGATGCAGAGAGCACCGACCAGGGCCACGCCGACGAATTCTGGGCAGCTGCACTGGCCCTCAGCATTGCCGTCCAGAAATCCTCCCCTTACCAAGCTTCCAGACGGAAGTCCAGCAGGAGATAAACCATGAGCAAGAAACCCCAGATCATCACCTTTGACGAACCCAGCGTTCGCAGTTTCACGGAATGGACCCCTCCGATGGTCCGCCAAGCTCTTGCCCTCACCTTCAATGGGCACTGGAGCCAGGCCGGATTGCTCATCGACGCCATGCTTGGCTATGGTCGGATTCAATCGGTTCTTGGAGTGCGGTCCCGTGCCCTGCAAGCCCTCGATGTGGAGTTTGAAGGGGCAGGCAAAACCATCCTCAAGCATTTGGAGAATGACCTCTGGAATTTCTTCCCAGAAGACACACTGCAGGAAATGCAGACGTATGGCTGGTGTGCTGGAGCGGTGCTGGTGGAACTGGAATGGACCAGCACAGATGGCCGCTGGATTCCAGTCATCAAGACCTGGCATCCTTCCCTGCAAAGATATGACACCCTGCAGAAACAGTGGTATGTCCGGCAACAGTCTGGTGTGGAGGTGCCTGTGACACCTGGAGATGGGAAGTGGGCAGTGTTCAGTCCCGGTGGACGCCGGAGACCCTGGACTGGAGCCCTGGCACGACCTCTGGCAATTCCCTTTGTGGCTGCCCACTACAGTGTTTCAGACTGGGGTGGATACAACGAATTGCACGGGCGACCCATGCGGGTCGGTGTGGGTGCCAGTTCTGCCCCAGAGCGTGACGCGATGGCCGATGACCTGTCTGGACTGGCAGGAGACACAGCCATTGCCCTGCCCCCTGGCTACGACGTGAAACTTCTGGAAGCCACAGCACGGACGTGGACCAGTTTCAAAGACCAGATTGACTGGGCAAACTTCGAAATCGCCATCACAATACTGGGTCAGAACACCACGACTGAAGTGCAGTCCGGGTCTCTGGCTGCAGCGAAGGTGCATGACCAGGTGCGTGGGGACATTCTGGAGGCGGACGCGGCCTACATGAGCACCTGGCTGCACCAGAACATTTTGCCCCGGTACATTGAATTCAATTTTGGGAACAGCCCTGTGCCCTGGGTTTACTGGGATGCAACCCCTCCCAGCGATGAAAAAACCGAAGCGGAAGCCCAGAAGACCAAGGCAGAAGCAATGGGTGCTCTGGCTGATGCAGTGACCAAACTCAGGGCTGCAGGGATGAACCCGGACGTGGATGCCCTTTTGGAACAGGCAGGCATTCCAGTCACTCAGCCTGCCACTGATCCGGCCACACCAGAGCAAGAAGCTCCGGTGAAAAGTCGGTCCACGGGTCGCCTGATGGCCCTGATGGGCACAGAGCTGTCTCCAGTTGCCAGAGGGCAACTCTATACCGACCACCTCATTGGACAGGCTTTAAAAGCCGCTGGAGAAGACACCGTGCTTGCCGTCCTCTCTGCCCTGGAGGAAACCAGTGATTTTGGAGATTTCCAGACCCGACTGGGCATGATCGCTGCATCTGCCCGTCCGGGAGAACACGCTGAGATTCTGGAAGCGGCTCAGCTTGCGGCCCACCTTGCCGGACGCCTGGCCGTCATTGAGGATGCCTGATGACCTGGGACCCTTTTGAGCAGGCTCCACATGACGCCATCAACTGGTTCAGGGACCGTGTGCCTGTCACTGTCTCAGAATGGAGCA includes:
- a CDS encoding phage portal protein family protein; translation: MSKKPQIITFDEPSVRSFTEWTPPMVRQALALTFNGHWSQAGLLIDAMLGYGRIQSVLGVRSRALQALDVEFEGAGKTILKHLENDLWNFFPEDTLQEMQTYGWCAGAVLVELEWTSTDGRWIPVIKTWHPSLQRYDTLQKQWYVRQQSGVEVPVTPGDGKWAVFSPGGRRRPWTGALARPLAIPFVAAHYSVSDWGGYNELHGRPMRVGVGASSAPERDAMADDLSGLAGDTAIALPPGYDVKLLEATARTWTSFKDQIDWANFEIAITILGQNTTTEVQSGSLAAAKVHDQVRGDILEADAAYMSTWLHQNILPRYIEFNFGNSPVPWVYWDATPPSDEKTEAEAQKTKAEAMGALADAVTKLRAAGMNPDVDALLEQAGIPVTQPATDPATPEQEAPVKSRSTGRLMALMGTELSPVARGQLYTDHLIGQALKAAGEDTVLAVLSALEETSDFGDFQTRLGMIAASARPGEHAEILEAAQLAAHLAGRLAVIEDA